A genomic stretch from Deltaproteobacteria bacterium includes:
- a CDS encoding antibiotic biosynthesis monooxygenase, with translation MKDKKEDSKMPIVRLIHVNVDPGQAADAERVWKEDCGPRMIGQQGCNSEQLLKCIDSPGEYISYAEWDSQEDIDRYRESEDHQAIQAHARSLQGARAVVKRYEPID, from the coding sequence GTGAAAGACAAGAAGGAGGACTCGAAAATGCCTATCGTGCGATTGATACACGTCAATGTCGACCCCGGCCAGGCCGCGGATGCGGAACGCGTCTGGAAGGAGGATTGCGGGCCGCGGATGATCGGGCAGCAAGGTTGCAATTCCGAGCAGTTGCTGAAGTGCATCGATAGCCCGGGCGAGTACATTTCCTACGCGGAATGGGACAGCCAGGAGGACATTGATCGCTACCGCGAAAGCGAAGACCACCAAGCCATCCAGGCGCACGCGCGCTCTCTCCAAGGCGCGCGCGCCGTGGTCAAGCGGTACGAGCCCATCGACTGA
- a CDS encoding uracil-DNA glycosylase, protein MQRDSLERVNRAVIRCRKCPRLVAWRAEAAANPPRRYHGQPYWAKPLPGFGDGTARVLVVGLAPAAHGGNRTGRMFTGDRSGDWLYGALFEHGFASQAESLHRDDGLTLADCYISAAVRCAPPANKPAPDEFHNCRDYLVRELRLLRRLRVVVALGKIAFDSYLKAAVEVGGTLPRPRPRFGHGSRHEIGDRLTLFGSYHPSQQNTFTGKLTAPMFHGVFRQVRALLDGDA, encoded by the coding sequence ATGCAACGGGACTCCCTGGAGCGCGTCAACCGCGCCGTGATCCGGTGCCGGAAGTGTCCGCGGCTCGTGGCGTGGCGCGCCGAGGCGGCGGCCAATCCGCCGCGGCGCTACCACGGCCAGCCTTACTGGGCCAAGCCCCTGCCGGGTTTCGGCGACGGCACGGCGCGGGTCCTCGTCGTTGGGCTCGCGCCCGCGGCCCACGGCGGCAACCGCACCGGCCGCATGTTCACCGGCGACCGCAGCGGCGACTGGCTCTACGGCGCGCTGTTCGAACACGGTTTTGCCAGCCAGGCCGAGTCTCTGCACCGCGATGACGGCCTGACGCTCGCGGACTGCTACATCTCCGCCGCGGTGCGCTGCGCGCCGCCCGCCAACAAGCCGGCCCCGGACGAGTTTCACAACTGCCGCGACTATCTGGTACGGGAACTCCGGCTGCTCCGGCGCCTGCGCGTGGTCGTGGCCCTCGGGAAGATCGCCTTCGACTCCTACCTGAAGGCGGCCGTTGAAGTGGGCGGGACGCTCCCGCGGCCGCGTCCCCGCTTCGGCCATGGCAGCCGTCACGAGATCGGCGACCGCCTGACCCTGTTCGGCTCCTACCACCCCAGCCAGCAGAACACCTTCACGGGAAAGCTGACGGCGCCCATGTTCCACGGTGTTTTCCGGCAGGTTCGCGCGCTCCTCGACGGAGACGCGTGA
- a CDS encoding FAD-binding protein, whose protein sequence is MPEYDVLVIGGGAAGLRAAIAAKRAGASVALLSKVHPLRTNSALSPGGINAPLGSDDSAQRFADDIMNAGDGLCNSEAVNALAAEAAREVVWLERVGVPFNRDADGRIDCRALGSGSVERAAYADDRTGHMVLHVLHEQFQRYDIPCFKEWFVTSLIQDAGACTGAVALDHRSGRIETFSAGAVILATGGFIQAYRPCTAAVGTTGDGLALGYDMGVGLADMEMVQFHPTVYSAGRTALISEAALSAGARLVNAAGDTVVDAAGLSRAQLAAAVDKAGRNGGGPVSLDLRPVENLTSRFPGAAEVVRLMAGLDITQVPVPVQPVAHRAMGGLDANASGETSVAGLFAVGECAHSGVHGAGRMPGNTLTEAVVFGKRVGEAAAAHAKSAGARSASTDQAARDGGRLAEITSGGSSGDTMGTIHRELGEVMHANLGVTRSDAGLTEAQEKIRTLRERHGKLRVGNKSRIFNYALTSYLELGNMLKLAEAAALAARGRNESRGAHLRSDFPERDDTSWKAHTVVHQQDGAPKLDRKAVSA, encoded by the coding sequence GTGCCGGAATATGATGTTCTCGTTATCGGGGGAGGCGCGGCCGGTCTGCGCGCGGCCATCGCGGCGAAGCGCGCCGGGGCGTCGGTGGCGCTGCTGAGCAAGGTCCATCCGTTGCGCACGAACTCCGCGCTGTCGCCGGGGGGCATCAACGCGCCGCTGGGCAGCGACGACTCCGCGCAGAGGTTCGCCGACGACATCATGAACGCGGGCGACGGGCTGTGCAACTCCGAGGCGGTGAACGCTCTGGCGGCGGAAGCGGCCCGGGAGGTGGTGTGGCTCGAACGCGTCGGCGTTCCCTTCAACCGGGACGCGGACGGCCGCATCGACTGCCGTGCGTTGGGTTCCGGCAGCGTGGAGCGCGCCGCCTACGCGGACGACCGTACCGGGCACATGGTCCTGCACGTGCTCCACGAGCAGTTCCAGCGCTACGACATCCCGTGCTTCAAGGAATGGTTCGTCACCTCCCTGATCCAGGACGCCGGCGCCTGCACCGGCGCGGTGGCGCTGGACCACCGGAGCGGCCGGATCGAGACCTTCAGCGCCGGCGCCGTGATCCTGGCCACCGGCGGCTTCATCCAGGCGTACCGCCCGTGCACGGCCGCCGTGGGCACCACCGGCGACGGACTGGCGCTGGGCTACGACATGGGCGTGGGGCTGGCGGACATGGAGATGGTGCAGTTCCATCCCACGGTGTACAGCGCGGGCCGGACGGCGCTGATCAGCGAGGCTGCCCTGAGCGCGGGCGCGCGGCTGGTGAACGCGGCGGGCGACACCGTGGTGGACGCCGCGGGGCTTTCCCGGGCGCAGCTCGCGGCCGCGGTGGACAAGGCGGGACGCAACGGCGGCGGGCCGGTCTCGCTGGACCTGCGGCCGGTGGAGAACCTGACCTCCCGCTTCCCCGGCGCCGCCGAAGTCGTCCGGCTCATGGCCGGGCTCGACATCACCCAGGTTCCCGTCCCGGTGCAGCCGGTGGCGCACCGCGCCATGGGCGGACTCGATGCCAACGCTTCCGGAGAAACCTCGGTGGCGGGACTCTTCGCGGTCGGCGAATGCGCCCACAGCGGCGTCCACGGCGCCGGGAGGATGCCGGGAAACACGCTCACGGAGGCGGTGGTGTTCGGCAAGCGCGTCGGCGAAGCGGCCGCCGCCCATGCCAAGTCCGCGGGCGCACGGAGCGCATCCACGGACCAGGCGGCGCGGGACGGCGGACGGCTGGCGGAAATCACCTCCGGCGGCTCCTCGGGCGATACGATGGGAACCATCCATCGCGAGCTCGGCGAGGTGATGCACGCGAACCTCGGCGTGACGCGCAGCGACGCGGGGTTGACCGAGGCACAGGAGAAGATCCGCACGCTGCGGGAACGGCACGGCAAGCTCCGTGTGGGCAACAAGTCGCGCATCTTCAACTATGCGCTGACGAGCTATCTCGAGTTGGGGAACATGCTGAAGCTGGCCGAAGCCGCGGCCCTGGCCGCGCGCGGCCGCAACGAGAGCCGGGGAGCGCATCTCCGGAGCGATTTCCCCGAGCGCGACGACACGAGCTGGAAGGCGCACACCGTCGTGCACCAGCAGGACGGCGCGCCCAAGCTCGACCGGAAGGCGGTATCGGCATAA